AGGAGAAAGAGATTGAACGCATCGGGGGCAGTCGTCCATTAAAATCAATGTACGCATTATTGCTGCCACCAACCGTAATCTGGAAAAGGAAGTAGCCGAAGGTCGTTTTCGGCTCGATCTGTACTACCGATTGAACGTATTTCCTATATCCCTTCCCCCGTTGCGAGATCGTAAGGAAGATATACCCGCCCTTGTCGAGCATTTTATCGAAAAGTATAATCAGAAAACGGGTAAGAGAGTCGCAGGGATATCGACTCCGGCATTAAATACCTTACTAGACTATCAATGGCCTGGTAATATTAGGGAATTGGAGCACCTGATTGAACGAAGTGTGTTGCTGACGAAAGGCTCACTAATCGAAGAAGTGGGTTTACTCAATATAGGCCAACCGCCCTTACCAACGGTGTCTGAAGAGCACCGGATTAAGACTATCGATGAAAATGAGCGGGATCATATCATTGCTGTCCTCAAGAAATGCAACGGCCGAATCTGGGGAGCGGGTGGGGCCGCCGAAGTGCTGAATGTTCCGCCAACAACGCTAAATTCTAAAATGAAAAAACTGGGGATTCGTAAAGAGTACCTGGATCATAAGTAGT
This window of the Spirosoma aerolatum genome carries:
- a CDS encoding sigma-54-dependent Fis family transcriptional regulator translates to MNVFPISLPPLRDRKEDIPALVEHFIEKYNQKTGKRVAGISTPALNTLLDYQWPGNIRELEHLIERSVLLTKGSLIEEVGLLNIGQPPLPTVSEEHRIKTIDENERDHIIAVLKKCNGRIWGAGGAAEVLNVPPTTLNSKMKKLGIRKEYLDHK